Genomic window (Falco cherrug isolate bFalChe1 chromosome 4, bFalChe1.pri, whole genome shotgun sequence):
GAGCGACCTGGGCCACGGAGGCCCGcgccggcagcagcagcagggccaccGCGGCGGGGAGAGCAACAGCGCCCGGTGCCACCGGCCCCCCGCCACGGGCACAGCAGGTCCTGAGCACGCAGGGCCCCGCACCACAGCGGACCCGGCGCTCCCGCGGCTCCGAGgcagagaggagaagggaggaggcGGCCGGCGGCGAGGCCCACTCCCCGGGCGGCAGCGGCCCTGCCCGTGCCGGCGCTCGGCCCCGGCGCCCCTCCTCAGGCACCCCTGCCGCGGGTCGGGCCTCACGGGGCGccgggcgctgcccgccgccggcTCCCGCCGCAGGCCCGCCGCGTATCTACGGCCCAGCGGAGCTCGGCCCGGCCGTCGGCGGAGACAGcggctgccccctgcccccgccgccgcccccccagCTCACCCGGCagccgccggcccccgccgccgccatcttccCAGCCTGTGCGCGGCGCGTGGCTGTGGCGTCACTTCCTGGCGCCGCCCAGCGCCACGTGGCcagggcgggagcggggcggcggtgGGGAGCAGAGCCGGTACTGCCTAAAACTCCCGGATCCTTAAACTCTGACGTAGCGCTTGACCCTCGGTGCACCCCCTGGTCCCGCTGACCCCGCAGGCCGCCAGGAACGGGGGTTTCTGACAGGGGGAGGCATCCCGAACACCCCCCGCGCTGTCGGCCCTCACGGCCTCCAGCCTCGCCGGGGCGAGCCGTCCCCGTCACTACTGAAAACCACAGCCCGGAGGGCAAGGTGCTCAGAGGTGCTTCCTCAGAGCGTGCGCAGGAACAAACGAACCAGGCAATGGGCGCAGGAACAAACGAGCCAGGTGCAGACACAGCCAGCCACCCCTGCGGGCAGGGAAGGTGCGGCAAGTTTCAGCATGCGACCTTTGCGACTGCCCGCAGCACgctggctgtgtttgctggCAGCTGGACTCGCCCAGCTCTGCAATAAAAGTCTCGTCTCAGGGTGTGAGATCACCATGTCGCACACCGGGACCGCGGTCACATTTTGGAGACAACACCAAGGCGTCAGGCAGCTTGCCCGACCGAGCCGGCACGGcctgctgcaagggcacaccAACAGCCTAAACTGGCGGCTTTATTGTGAAGCAGTGCAgtagggtttggggtttttctcctccaaagcACAAAACACCAAGAGAAGTACCTGCTCCTGCTatttcccagcacagcagcccccccTCACAAGGGGTCTTGCAACCAGCCTCGCTGCCGCCTCCTCACTACGTTCTCCGCGGTCACAAGGCTGGTTTGAGCTTCCTGCGCTGCTCTGCTTCAGCATACCCTCCACCAGCACAACTGTGCTAAAGGGAACCTCACTCATGTACTgataccaaaaaaaataaacactgtaaAATACAACTGAGTTTAATTCAGCAGTTTCATTGTAACTGTAATTCACGGGTAACACAGAGGtaagagggaagagaaggggcTGTTGGAACACACAGGAACCTCTTCGGCGAGATTTTCTCTATTgagaaagcaaagatgaaacTAAAACTCAACAGTTTGAAGTTTGTGGAAGGCGTTCTTGAGAGCACCTTGTCTCGAAGTTTATGAGGAGAAGGTTGGAACAGAGAAAGTATTAAGAGACCAAGAACatattgtaacatttttttccttatgtatAGCTCTAAAATTTTTAAGAACAGCTCACTCAAGCTGTTTTTCCACATGAAGGATTTCTGCCACCATGCTGGCTCGTGCAGCACTGTTCAGTTGCATCATAAAGCAGAGTACTGACACCATGAGGTGACCTTTCACCAGAAGACAGGTCAGATGAGCTTTAGTTTAACAATTAAAGAGTTGATGATGCTTCAAACATTTTTCCGATGGGGTAGTTTGGATGACAGCTTTGTGCAACAAAGCCTGTTGGGGAATTTTTAGAGCAGCACTCCTCACTTGCTCAGCATCACTGAGATGATATTGATGGGTCTCCACGAGACACATAGAGGCAATTGATACCACTGCCTCTGAGCCAGCAGAGTCCTGCTGCTGGAATCAAGCCCACAATGAAAATGTAAGAACAATTTGATTTTGGAGGCCATGCAGCTCTCAAACCAAGGTAAAGGCAAGGAATCATCTTTGGCATAAAGTTTCAGCTCTCCTGCCACAAGGATTCCcacttaaaaataatcactttcaTTTTGTGTTATTGAAACTATTTGTTGCAGGAGAAGGTGAAATATGCCACCTTCTGCCtctcacctgcagcagctgtttgcCACCACACCTTGCCCTTGACTGGAACCGATACACCTGCACGCATGGCCCCCACTGAAATGCTccatcttagaaaaaaaatgaggggtTTAAACCCATTTTCAGTTCAGGCCTTCACAACGGCACTGACACAACCGAAGGTAGAGGATattctctttattattttttttttaaaattagcattgccactggagaaaaattaaactaCCAGCCTTTTGCTAAGAGTGGTCATCGATTAGGTCAGAATACAGGAAAGGGAAGTCCCCTGCACGCCAGAGACATTCAAACACtaatgcaaatgcagaaatgcatCATTTTAGAGACCAATTCATACTGTCATAAACTGACGACCAAGAGGAACATTCTTTCTTGACACTTCACAAGAGAATACAAATTCTAGTTTACTGAGCTCAgtttacagatatttttgcaAGCATAGGATGTGCTGCCAGTAACGGATGCTGTGACTGAAATCTTTAACTTGCATTTATTATCAAAGTCATACTGTTTACATCTGTAATGTCAACAAGATGCCACAACTACAAAAAAAGATTGTGCACATTGCAGTTTCAATgcaaaaaacagtaaaatggaaatccatttgttaaaaaagtaattaaaattactcCAGAAAGCAACTGAATTGTTTTAACACCTTTACATCCAGTCAAATTAAAATggttaacaagaaaaaatacaaattcaaaaaTCTGGTATCAGTGTTAAAAAGGCAACTACTTAAGCATTTCTATCAATTCGCACATCAATCTCCCTCCCACGAAGCTGTATCCCATTCATCATACGGCAGGCTCGCTCAGCTACTTCTGGGGACTCAAACCTAACCACACCACATCCTTTCGACTTCCCATTTTCCATCTTGATATCAGCATACAGCACAtgaccttaaaaagaaaagaaagggtcTTGTTTAACCTAGCAAGTACCATGTAACTGTCAAATCCCAGTTCTTTACCTCAAGCCACAGAAAGCACACCTTTAGAAGCTACCATTGACACTTAAAGCTGCAGGACAACTTTATCAAGTCATTGTTTTAAAGAAGCGTTCTCAGTTTGAGAGGTGAATTAATTCAAACTGGTTCTCTCAATTCacactccagcagcagcagcagatgaatGGAGCAAAGCACAGGCTCACAAGCCCTGCCTAACTTGTCAACACACACTTCACATCACAACTGGTAAGGCTGGGGCTTGGTTTTGCCATCAGACAAGCAGCACAAGATATCGGGGTGCACGTCTGGGCACAGCAACTGCTACCATGAAAAACTTCCTAATGCTGAACAGGACACCTCTGCCGTCAGTAGCTGAAATcagactttttaatttttatttgaaggacAGTTTTCCCAGATAGTTACATTCATTTAGGCTTAAAGAATCTCTGCAGGTGCTTTTCAGCAGTTCTCAGGACTTGCATCTCTATTCCTATCTCTTTCTACAACTACGAAGAGCCTACCCACATGATACACCCCAACTGAGACTGACAAAGACACACACGTTTAGAAAAACACGTTAACTTGGTTATCATCTGACTAGAcacttatttctttttaacgCTGCAGAACTCTTGCTGGTACAACAGGAGCAGTAAACATCCTCACAAAGCTTGTCAACACTAAGACCTGGTATTTCAGTGAGTCCAAGTGAAATTTTAGTTAAGACACTAGCGTCAGGGACATACAGAGCCAGGAGTTACTGTTTAATTCATGTTCAATTTTCAGAGCAGTTACCAGTGATAAAATAACTTACCACATTCATTAAATTTatctttcagcattttccatgtaaaatcaaaaggcagctgtgaaaagagaagaacagaCCGTTACCGAGGATCTGTTGACCAACTTGCAAGTCCTGCCAACTCTTcgaaaaatgttttccatccTTGGACAGCCactgttcagcattttcagttaCAGATGCCAAGAGCTCTCCTCCTATTAAGGAAATGGCTTCAACTCACAAAAGTCTACATAACTCCACCTTTGGCAGCATCCCATATTAGATACTCTGACTGAATTCAACTGAGCACAGACGAGATCAACATGTCAGTACCAATTCATTTCATGACCTATGAAGGAGAGGTAGGAAGGAGGCTACTCACATTTCTCACAAATATCTGACAGGCTTTTCTGGCCACCCCGGCTGCAGGTCCTCCAGTTCCTCCAAGGGAGCCTGCAAAATTGCCTGCAAAGTTTCCACGTTCCATGTCCATCGTTCTTTCAAAATTGCTTCCCATTGCAAGTCCCATTCGATCTATGCCTGCTCCCATGCCCTGTCCCATAGCAGGACCCATTCTTTCCATGTTAGTGGCTCCAATGCGCTCCAAGCCCATTCTCTCCATGCTAGCAGCACCCATACGATCTATTCCTATTCTTTCCATAGGAGTGGCACCTATGCGATCCAATCCAGCTGGCATTCTCTCTATCACCTGACCCATTCCAGTTCCCATTCCAGCAGGGACCATACGCTCAATACCTATACCCATGCGATCCATGCCAGAACCCATACGTTCTACGCCTGACCCCATTCTGTCCATAGTGGTGCCAACGCGGTCAATGGCAGCACCCATTCTCTCGATACCAAAGCCTATTCCAGAACCCATTCTTTCTATGCCAGAACCCATCCTCTCGATAGCTGGGCCCATCCTCTCAATGTTAGGAGCGATGTGATCTATGCCCAGAGGGGCCATGCGGTCAATTCCTGAACCCATTCGCTCCACATTGGAGCTCATGCGATCTAACACAAGACCCATCCTGTCTATTTCTGACCCTACTCTCTCCATCCCATGCCCCATCCCAGAAGGTATTCTTTCTATTCCCGAGCCCATACGATCAATGCCAGGTGCCATCCTCTCAATCCCAGGAATGCTGGCATTTCCACCACCTGGAACACAACACAGAGACTATCAGTATTCATACGGggacaaaaaacccaaatgcatGTTTACGCCACTGAAATGCTTTAAGTTTTATCATCATTCAGAAAAGTGACTGCACACTGTGTGCTCTCTTGCTGCAGAATACAAAGTAGCAGTTTATTTCAGCTGGTAAGAAAAGTACTATGTTGATTACACAGACCATCAACAACTACACCACATGATTACACATCCTGTAGTTAGGATGGAGAAAATTCCTTCACTGAAGAGCTTAAcctacatacacacaaaaagagccttccaaagaaaacaaaggagaaaattttgAAGGTTTATGCAAACCTAGGAGAAGATCAGGTGgcaaaagtaatattttaaatgtaatctTAGCTGCTAGCTGTCCTGAGCAGTACACTGGGGATTACACAGCAATAATAATCTAGTAACTGAAATGACAGTTCAAATACAGATTGTTTGGAAGACAAACGAAATCACATCATCCTTGCCATGCAACTCAAAGACTGTGTCAGCCAAGGCAGGTAGAGAGTTTTGCAAGAGCTGGCCAAAACTTaagagcaataaaaagaaagcaaattccaCATGAgaaccacagcagcacagccattATAAAATCACAAAGCATGCTTGGCCTTTTAGTgtggaaagaaatataaataggTTGCCTGTGCCATAACACACCAGCAAGAATAGGGTTTCTGTATCTGCTACATAGAATCCCTTGACCAAGTTGTCCCGACTGCTACAGAGTCTTTCAGCTCCTGCAGTAGAAGTTTCGCTCCCCTACAGTTAAGGCCATTTTGCTGCTGTACAAAGGATCTTAGCTTATGTACCAAATCAAGTTCTGCACTGCAGCACtataataaaaatcatgttGAGTTTGATTCctatttaaagcagaaaagctttGAAGAAAGTGCATACTTAAGTAATCTGCATATATTTAACAAAGAGAAACAAGACATGTAAGATGAGCCTACGCtcaagaaaactgaagcaaCCACATTTACAAATGGCACCCATCTTGCTTCAGTAGTACCTTAAATAACAGAGTGGGTTTGGGTTCCGTGACAATTGTGCAAGCAAGatggcattttttgttttttatttagatGAAGAAACAACATCTATTTAgtattt
Coding sequences:
- the HNRNPM gene encoding heterogeneous nuclear ribonucleoprotein M isoform X2 encodes the protein MEESMKKAAEVLNKHSLGGRPLKVKEDPDGEHARRAMQKVMAAAGGMGIGPGPGGPGMINIPPSILNNPNIPNEIIHALQAGRLGSTVFVANLDYKVGWKKLKEVFSMAGVVVRADILEDKDGKSRGIGTVTFEQAIEAVQAISMFNGQLLFDRPMHVKMDERAFPKGDFFPPERPQQLPHGLGGIGMGLGPGGQPIDANHLNKGMGMGNMGPGGMGMEGMGFGMNKMGGMEGPFGGMENIGRFPAGMNMGRMSEMDRAMGGGFEREFGRNEMGMSRSFGETLERGIGGGNASIPGIERMAPGIDRMGSGIERIPSGMGHGMERVGSEIDRMGLVLDRMSSNVERMGSGIDRMAPLGIDHIAPNIERMGPAIERMGSGIERMGSGIGFGIERMGAAIDRVGTTMDRMGSGVERMGSGMDRMGIGIERMVPAGMGTGMGQVIERMPAGLDRIGATPMERIGIDRMGAASMERMGLERIGATNMERMGPAMGQGMGAGIDRMGLAMGSNFERTMDMERGNFAGNFAGSLGGTGGPAAGVARKACQIFVRNLPFDFTWKMLKDKFNECGHVLYADIKMENGKSKGCGVVRFESPEVAERACRMMNGIQLRGREIDVRIDRNA
- the HNRNPM gene encoding heterogeneous nuclear ribonucleoprotein M isoform X4, producing MEESMKKAAEVLNKHSLGGRPLKVKEDPDGEHARRAMQKVMAAAGGMGIGPGPGGPGMINIPPSILNNPNIPNEIIHALQAGRLGSTVFVANLDYKVGWKKLKEVFSMAGVVVRADILEDKDGKSRGIGTVTFEQAIEAVQAISMFNGQLLFDRPMHVKMDERAFPKGDFFPPERPQQLPRMGMEGMGFGMNKMGGMEGPFGGMENIGRFPAGMNMGRMSEMDRAMGGGFEREFGRNEMGMSRSFGETLERGIGGGNASIPGIERMAPGIDRMGSGIERIPSGMGHGMERVGSEIDRMGLVLDRMSSNVERMGSGIDRMAPLGIDHIAPNIERMGPAIERMGSGIERMGSGIGFGIERMGAAIDRVGTTMDRMGSGVERMGSGMDRMGIGIERMVPAGMGTGMGQVIERMPAGLDRIGATPMERIGIDRMGAASMERMGLERIGATNMERMGPAMGQGMGAGIDRMGLAMGSNFERTMDMERGNFAGNFAGSLGGTGGPAAGVARKACQIFVRNLPFDFTWKMLKDKFNECGHVLYADIKMENGKSKGCGVVRFESPEVAERACRMMNGIQLRGREIDVRIDRNA
- the HNRNPM gene encoding heterogeneous nuclear ribonucleoprotein M isoform X1, which encodes MEESMKKAAEVLNKHSLGGRPLKVKEVRRASVLSDPDGEHARRAMQKVMAAAGGMGIGPGPGGPGMINIPPSILNNPNIPNEIIHALQAGRLGSTVFVANLDYKVGWKKLKEVFSMAGVVVRADILEDKDGKSRGIGTVTFEQAIEAVQAISMFNGQLLFDRPMHVKMDERAFPKGDFFPPERPQQLPHGLGGIGMGLGPGGQPIDANHLNKGMGMGNMGPGGMGMEGMGFGMNKMGGMEGPFGGMENIGRFPAGMNMGRMSEMDRAMGGGFEREFGRNEMGMSRSFGETLERGIGGGNASIPGIERMAPGIDRMGSGIERIPSGMGHGMERVGSEIDRMGLVLDRMSSNVERMGSGIDRMAPLGIDHIAPNIERMGPAIERMGSGIERMGSGIGFGIERMGAAIDRVGTTMDRMGSGVERMGSGMDRMGIGIERMVPAGMGTGMGQVIERMPAGLDRIGATPMERIGIDRMGAASMERMGLERIGATNMERMGPAMGQGMGAGIDRMGLAMGSNFERTMDMERGNFAGNFAGSLGGTGGPAAGVARKACQIFVRNLPFDFTWKMLKDKFNECGHVLYADIKMENGKSKGCGVVRFESPEVAERACRMMNGIQLRGREIDVRIDRNA
- the HNRNPM gene encoding heterogeneous nuclear ribonucleoprotein M isoform X3; the encoded protein is MEESMKKAAEVLNKHSLGGRPLKVKEVRRASVLSDPDGEHARRAMQKVMAAAGGMGIGPGPGGPGMINIPPSILNNPNIPNEIIHALQAGRLGSTVFVANLDYKVGWKKLKEVFSMAGVVVRADILEDKDGKSRGIGTVTFEQAIEAVQAISMFNGQLLFDRPMHVKMDERAFPKGDFFPPERPQQLPRMGMEGMGFGMNKMGGMEGPFGGMENIGRFPAGMNMGRMSEMDRAMGGGFEREFGRNEMGMSRSFGETLERGIGGGNASIPGIERMAPGIDRMGSGIERIPSGMGHGMERVGSEIDRMGLVLDRMSSNVERMGSGIDRMAPLGIDHIAPNIERMGPAIERMGSGIERMGSGIGFGIERMGAAIDRVGTTMDRMGSGVERMGSGMDRMGIGIERMVPAGMGTGMGQVIERMPAGLDRIGATPMERIGIDRMGAASMERMGLERIGATNMERMGPAMGQGMGAGIDRMGLAMGSNFERTMDMERGNFAGNFAGSLGGTGGPAAGVARKACQIFVRNLPFDFTWKMLKDKFNECGHVLYADIKMENGKSKGCGVVRFESPEVAERACRMMNGIQLRGREIDVRIDRNA